In a single window of the Mustela nigripes isolate SB6536 chromosome 17, MUSNIG.SB6536, whole genome shotgun sequence genome:
- the TNNT1 gene encoding troponin T, slow skeletal muscle isoform X2: MSDTEEQEYEEEQPEEEEAAEEEEEAAEEPEPVVEREERPKPRPMVPPLIPPKIPEGERVDFDDIHRKRMEKDLLELQTLIDVHFEQRKKEEEELIALKERIERRRAERAEQQRFRTEKERERQAKLAEEKMRKEEEEAKKRAEDDAKKKKVLSNMGAHFGGYLVKAEQKRGKRQTGREMKLRILSERKKPLNIDHMGEEQLREKAQELSDWIHQLESEKFDLMEKLKQQKYEINVLYNRISHAQKFRKGAGKGRVGGRWK; this comes from the exons ATGTCGGACACCGAGGAGCAGGAATATGAGGA ggagcagCCCGAAG AAGAGGAGGctgcggaggaggaggaggaag CCGCCGAGGAGCCGGAGCCGGTGGTAGAGCGAG AAGAGCGCCCCAAACCAAG GCCTATGGTCCCACCACTGATCCCCCCGAAGATCCCAGAAGGGGAACGTGTGGACTTCGAT GACATCCACCGGAAGCGCATGGAGAAAGATCTGCTGGAGCTGCAGACGCTCATCGATGTGCATTTTGAACAgcggaagaaagaggaagaggagctcATTGCGCTGAAAGAGCGCATT gagcGGCGCCGGGCTGAGAGAGCTGAACAACAACGCTTCCGAACCGAGAAGGAGCGTGAGCGTCAGGCCAAGCTGGCG GAGGAGAAGATgcggaaggaggaggaagaggccaaGAAGCGGGCGGAGGACGACGCCAAAAAGAAGAAGGTTCTGTCCAACATGGGAGCCCATTTTGGGGGTTACCTTGTCAAG GCAGAACAGAAGCGCGGTAAGCGCCAGACAGGACGGGAGATGAAACTGCGCATCCTTTCTGAGCGTAAAAAGCCTCTGAACATCGACCACATGGGAGAAGAGCAGCTCCG GGAGAAGGCCCAGGAACTGTCGGACTGGATCCACCAGCTGGAATCTGAGAAGTTTGACCTGATGGAGAAGCTGAAGCAGCAGAAGTACGAG ATCAACGTTCTGTACAACCGCATCAGCCATGCTCAGAAGTT CCGGAAGGGTGCAGGGAAGGGCCGCGTTGGAGGCCGCTGGAAGTGA
- the TNNT1 gene encoding troponin T, slow skeletal muscle isoform X1 has translation MSDTEEQEYEEEQPEEEEAAEEEEEAAEEPEPVVEREEERPKPRPMVPPLIPPKIPEGERVDFDDIHRKRMEKDLLELQTLIDVHFEQRKKEEEELIALKERIERRRAERAEQQRFRTEKERERQAKLAEEKMRKEEEEAKKRAEDDAKKKKVLSNMGAHFGGYLVKAEQKRGKRQTGREMKLRILSERKKPLNIDHMGEEQLREKAQELSDWIHQLESEKFDLMEKLKQQKYEINVLYNRISHAQKFRKGAGKGRVGGRWK, from the exons ATGTCGGACACCGAGGAGCAGGAATATGAGGA ggagcagCCCGAAG AAGAGGAGGctgcggaggaggaggaggaag CCGCCGAGGAGCCGGAGCCGGTGGTAGAGCGAG AAGAAGAGCGCCCCAAACCAAG GCCTATGGTCCCACCACTGATCCCCCCGAAGATCCCAGAAGGGGAACGTGTGGACTTCGAT GACATCCACCGGAAGCGCATGGAGAAAGATCTGCTGGAGCTGCAGACGCTCATCGATGTGCATTTTGAACAgcggaagaaagaggaagaggagctcATTGCGCTGAAAGAGCGCATT gagcGGCGCCGGGCTGAGAGAGCTGAACAACAACGCTTCCGAACCGAGAAGGAGCGTGAGCGTCAGGCCAAGCTGGCG GAGGAGAAGATgcggaaggaggaggaagaggccaaGAAGCGGGCGGAGGACGACGCCAAAAAGAAGAAGGTTCTGTCCAACATGGGAGCCCATTTTGGGGGTTACCTTGTCAAG GCAGAACAGAAGCGCGGTAAGCGCCAGACAGGACGGGAGATGAAACTGCGCATCCTTTCTGAGCGTAAAAAGCCTCTGAACATCGACCACATGGGAGAAGAGCAGCTCCG GGAGAAGGCCCAGGAACTGTCGGACTGGATCCACCAGCTGGAATCTGAGAAGTTTGACCTGATGGAGAAGCTGAAGCAGCAGAAGTACGAG ATCAACGTTCTGTACAACCGCATCAGCCATGCTCAGAAGTT CCGGAAGGGTGCAGGGAAGGGCCGCGTTGGAGGCCGCTGGAAGTGA